The nucleotide sequence GCACACCAGTATCCATCTGCGTGAAAAAAACATTCGCCCGATTCACGACCAAAGGCATGACGAGGGAGGCTTCGATGCAGTCGCGGATGATTACGATGAAGTGACAGAAGCGGAGCTCGCCCATGATTTTCTGATTTTTTCTACACCGATCTATTGGTACGGCATGTCGGGGCAGATGAAAAACTATGTGGATCGCTGGTCGCAGAGCTTGCGTGACAAGCGTTATTCCTTCAAAGAACGGGCAGTAGAGGAAGCAAAGATTTTTAATGCGTGGCTGAAGGACAAACAATAGCCTGAAAGACCGGAGAGAATTCCGGTCTTTCTTTTCTTTCAAACGAGCTCCTCATTCATCTAATAAAAGCGCTGCGTAATGAACTGCTTATAGCCCGGCTACCTAAGTGTTAGTAGTTACAAGATAATGGTCAATAAGTAGGTAGGGCAATTGGATATTTCCAAAAACAGGGTAAAAAGCACTAGGTTGTAAATAAAAAAAGGACTTTGTGCTTATTTATGGTAATGGAAACAACTACTACCATTAATTTATCTATAAAGAATGGTCTATTTTGGTATAAGAGATAGAACATTGGATATATCCACGGAGGGAGTAGTCTACGTGAGTAATCGGGTTTTAACCTATGGAAATATTCAAGTGACACCTTACAACTTCACGCATTTGCAATCACTAAAAGTGGTTAAAAAGATGAACGAACACGCGAAGGTAACGATCACGGGCATTATTCCAGATGAGCTGAAAGACAGCTATGTGAATCTAACAAATGAACAAACGCATATCAAAATAGCTTTGACGGACGAGAAGGGGCAGCCGAAGCCATGGTTTCAAGGCATCGTGACGAATGTAAACATCCAATCCGTCAGGGGCATTTATTACCTAACAGTGAAGGCTGTTTCACATAGCTACTTATTGGATGTCAAACCGAGAAAACGCTCATTCCAAAATCCAGCGATGACTTATGCGGCGCTAGTCAAAATGGTGCTGTCCGCATATGGGAAAGCGGATTTTATCGATTCGGTCACGAACGGCAAGGCGATCAATACGTTTGTGATGCAATATGAAGAAACCGACTGGCAGTTTCTCCAGCGGATGGCATCGCGATTCTATACGGGCTTGGTGCCTGCAACGGCTTTTGATCTACCCAAATTTTATTTCGGTCTGCCCAAAGGGAAGGACAAAGGCAAGCTAGAGGTCGCGCATTATACGGTACAAAAGAGGGTGGGGGAATATCAGAGCGCTGCGGAAAACCGAGTGCCAGGAATTGATGATCAAGATTTTACGGTATATGAAGTGGAAAGCCCGCAGATCCTCGAAGTCGGTGATGAAGTGAGCTTCAAGTCCAAGAAGCTTGTCGTCGGAGAAGCTGTCACTGAAATGAAGGAAGGAATACTGACGCATACCTACAAGCTCTTTCCACATAAGGGACTCTCGCGCAAGAAAATGTATAACAACGCGATCATAGGTGCCTCTATCCAAGGGCGCGTTCTTCAGATTCAAAAAGATAATATCAGAGCCAAACTAGACATGGATGATCAACAGGATGAGAGTACTGCTTACTGGTTCCCTTATTCGACGATCTATACGTCCGAGAACAATACAGGTTGGTATGTCATGCCGGAAATAGGCGACCAGATACGAATCTACTTCCCGAGCAAAAAGGAAGAGGACGGTATCGCCATCAGCTCGGTGCTCCGAGATAACCCAGGTGCCGAATCTCCGGCTCCCCAAAAGTCCTCCGCTCCAAGTAGCTCAAGACCGAGCGCGGGCCCCGATCGGATGAAAGATCCGGCTGTGAAGACCTTCCGCACGAAATACGGCAAGGAGATCATGCTGGCGCCAGATAAGATCGTGATATCAGCAGGCGGTATGTCTATCACAATCAGCGATAATACCGGAATCGAGATCGTGAGTGATAAAAATGTGAGCATTAGTGCTAGTAACGAGGCGTATCTGATCGGGCAAACGCTACGAGTCAAGGCCGATAAGATCGAGCTGATTGGAAAAGGAAACACCATTTCATTAAATGAAAAGATCGAGATCAAGGGAACGGAGATAAAAATGAACTAATGGGAGGAACACACGGTCATGATGAAAGAAGAAGCACTCCAGCATCTGCACGACCAGGTGTTTTTGCCTGCTTTGGCAGAACGGGTGGCGGCAGTCCAGCTATTTTTCCATCAACATCAAGCCCAGCTCGTCGATGAGTTTGTGGAGTCGTTTCGACAGATCGCAAGTCGGATCAAAGTCATGCAGGATCGTGAGGAGCTAGCACCTGTTGGATTTATTCATTACTCCATGCTGAGGACATCTATTCTGGAAGGTACTTATACCTACCTCATTGAGGCTTATACAGATCAGTGGTATTGGGAACCTGTCGAATGCTATGCCAGATACGACGCCAGTTGGGCTTTTCAAGAGATTTCATCGTTGATTCGTCTTCTAGATGAGCAGCGTAAAAAGTACATCGGTGTTCTACACACAGCGGATGTGGAGCATATGGTATGGAAGCGTTTGGATTGTTTTAGTCAAATGGTGACGGATCTGATCCGGATAGCGATCCAAGAAGCCATAAAACTCCCAGAGTATTCGGAGATAAATAAGGCGAAATGTTTGCGCATCAGGGTCGGGGAGTTTAAGGACTTTAGCG is from Brevibacillus brevis and encodes:
- a CDS encoding contractile injection system protein, VgrG/Pvc8 family; this encodes MSNRVLTYGNIQVTPYNFTHLQSLKVVKKMNEHAKVTITGIIPDELKDSYVNLTNEQTHIKIALTDEKGQPKPWFQGIVTNVNIQSVRGIYYLTVKAVSHSYLLDVKPRKRSFQNPAMTYAALVKMVLSAYGKADFIDSVTNGKAINTFVMQYEETDWQFLQRMASRFYTGLVPATAFDLPKFYFGLPKGKDKGKLEVAHYTVQKRVGEYQSAAENRVPGIDDQDFTVYEVESPQILEVGDEVSFKSKKLVVGEAVTEMKEGILTHTYKLFPHKGLSRKKMYNNAIIGASIQGRVLQIQKDNIRAKLDMDDQQDESTAYWFPYSTIYTSENNTGWYVMPEIGDQIRIYFPSKKEEDGIAISSVLRDNPGAESPAPQKSSAPSSSRPSAGPDRMKDPAVKTFRTKYGKEIMLAPDKIVISAGGMSITISDNTGIEIVSDKNVSISASNEAYLIGQTLRVKADKIELIGKGNTISLNEKIEIKGTEIKMN